From Pseudoleptotrichia goodfellowii, a single genomic window includes:
- a CDS encoding YjbQ family protein, translated as MKYKHHDIVVKTVSNRVSYHCITKETKEIIEKSEIKNGIVVLSSSHTTCSLFFEEYMHDKNYYGDEYIQVDINNIMDKIVPKCNTETQYFSPGPEHIDFGLGLVDPAYPQEKWTMLNTDAHIKSSIFGNNSLTFIIKDGEIRLGSLGKIYFADWDQLRERTRKVNVLVMGD; from the coding sequence GTGAAGTATAAACATCATGATATAGTAGTGAAAACAGTATCAAATAGGGTTTCTTATCATTGTATAACGAAAGAAACAAAAGAAATTATAGAAAAATCTGAAATAAAAAACGGAATAGTAGTCTTAAGCAGTTCGCATACTACATGTTCATTATTTTTTGAAGAGTATATGCATGATAAAAATTATTATGGAGACGAGTATATTCAAGTAGATATAAATAATATTATGGATAAAATTGTACCTAAATGTAATACGGAAACACAATACTTTAGTCCGGGTCCTGAGCATATTGACTTCGGATTAGGATTAGTTGATCCTGCTTATCCTCAGGAAAAATGGACGATGTTAAATACGGATGCTCATATAAAGTCTTCTATTTTCGGTAATAATTCATTAACATTCATCATTAAAGACGGAGAAATCAGATTGGGTTCGCTGGGAAAAATATATTTTGCAGATTGGGATCAGCTTAGAGAAAGAACCAGAAAAGTTAATGTGCTGGTAATGGGGGATTAG